The following coding sequences are from one Lolium rigidum isolate FL_2022 chromosome 6, APGP_CSIRO_Lrig_0.1, whole genome shotgun sequence window:
- the LOC124660737 gene encoding protein translation factor SUI1 homolog 2-like, translating into MLIAWAYFPPLSSDLNLAGDRECQPTQDFFLTSTSTFSTRKDPFAEANAEDSGAGAGSKNYVHVRVQQRNGRKSLTTVQGLKKEYSYNKILKDLKKEFCCNGTVVQDSELGQVIQLQGDQRKNVATFLVQAGLAKKESIKIHGF; encoded by the exons ATGCTGATAGCTTGGGCTTATTTTCCACCATTGTCGTCTGATCTGAATCTCGCAGGCGACAGAGAATGCCAACCCacacaagatttttttttgacaAGTACATCTACGTTCTCTACAAGAAAAG ATCCGTTTGCTGAGGCAAATGCTGAGGACTCTGGCGCTGGTGCCGGATCAAAAAACTATGTGCATGTGCGTGTTCAGCAGCGCAACGGAAGAAAGAGTCTGACAACTGTTCAGGGATTAAAGAAAGAGTACAGCTACAACAAGATTCTCAAGGATCTCAAAAAGGAATTCTGCTGTAATGGTACTGTAGTCCAGGATTCAGAACTAGGCCAG GTCATTCAACTCCAAGGTGATCAGCGGAAGAATGTTGCTACTTTTCTAGTTCAG GCTGGACTAGCAAAGAAAGAGAGCATTAAGATCCACGGATTTTAG
- the LOC124668655 gene encoding probable nucleoredoxin 2, which yields MVGDPEIERSPETELETGGVRAMLPVGSLVSPSGDEVQLPELEGKVVALYFAANWYPRCEAFTPALAAAYGQLRDRGAGFEVVFVSCDEDAPSFERFHRGMPWPAVPFGDLRRKKGLSQAFQVEGIPRLVVLAPDGEVICSDAVELVLRYGDPAFPFTPARVAELEADEQSKFASQTLEKLFSVSYVNGGNDQVPISSLVGKTVGLYFSAHRCEPCLKFTARLAAIYVNLKGKSEDFEIVYIPMDKEEDGYLRSCGDMPWLALPYDGASSRALARYFDVREIPTLVVIGPDGKTVTREGRNLVNLYFDMAFPFTDEQIRMLQELEDEEAKGYAPALLHAGHRHELSIVSGQSGGGPYICCECDEQGFGWAYQCIACGYEIHLRCGRNVVDGGSAGTAGP from the exons ATGGTCGGAGACCCGGAGATAGAGAGATCGCCGGAGACGGAGCTGGAGACCGGAGGCGTCCGCGCCAtgctgcccgtcggctccctcgtCTCGCCTTCCGGGGACGAG GTGCAGCTTCCGGAGCTAGAGGGCAAGGTGGTCGCCCTGTACTTCGCGGCCAACTGGTACCCGAGGTGCGAGGCCTTCACCCCGGCGCTGGCCGCCGCGTACGGCCAGCTCAGGGACCGCGGCGCCGGCTTCGAGGTGGTCTTCGTGTCGTGCGACGAGGACGCGCCGTCCTTCGAGCGGTTCCACCGCGGCATGCCGTGGCCCGCCGTGCCCTTCGGCGACCTCCGGCGGAAGAAGGGCCTCAGCCAGGCGTTCCAGGTCGAGGGAATCCCGCGACTGGTGGTGCTGGCTCCGGACGGCGAGGTCATATGCTCCGACGCCGTGGAGCTTGTGCTTCGGTATGGTGACCCGGCGTTCCCGTTCACGCCGGCGAGGGTGGCGGAGCTGGAGGCCGACGAGCAGAGCAAGTTCGCCTCCCAGACGCTCGAGAAGCTCTTCTCCGTCAGCTACGTGAATGGTGGCAACGACCAG GTTCCGATATCGAGCCTAGTGGGGAAGACGGTGGGGCTCTACTTCTcggcgcaccggtgcgagccctgCCTCAAGTTCACCGCGCGGCTGGCCGCCATATACGTCAACCTGAAGGGCAAGTCGGAGGACTTCGAGATCGTGTACATCCCtatggacaaggaggaggacgggTACCTGCGGTCGTGCGGCGACATGCCGTGGCTGGCGCTGCCCTACGACGGCGCGTCGTCGCGGGCGCTGGCAAGGTACTTCGACGTCCGGGAGATCCCGACGCTGGTGGTGATCGGGCCCGACGGCAAGACGGTGACGAGGGAGGGGAGGAACCTGGTGAACCTCTACTTCGACATGGCGTTCCCCTTCACCGACGAGCAGATCAGGATGCTGcaggagctggaggacgaggaggCCAAGGGGTACGCGCCGGCGCTGCTCCACGCCGGCCACCGCCACGAGCTGAGCATCGTGTCGGGGCAGTCCGGGGGAGGGCCGTACATCTGCTGCGAGTGTGACGAGCAGGGGTTCGGCTGGGCGTACCAGTGCATCGCCTGCGGCTACGAGATACACCTCAGATGCGGCCGGAACGTCGTCGACGGTGGCAGTGCGGGGACGGCCGGGCCGTAG